In Candidatus Sulfotelmatobacter sp., the sequence CCGCTCGCCGTCACGCGCTGCACGAACGGCCGGGTCTGGGAACCGTAGCGACCATCCTGCCAGGCCACGAACGCGCCGCCCGCCCCGTCCGAGACGATCGAGGGAAACAGCTGATCCTTGAGCGCGGTGCACAACGGCACGCCGTCCGCGCTCCAGCTGGCGATGCCGGCCGAGTCCAGGCGCTGCGCATACACATCGCCGCTCCCGTTGATCGAACGCGTGTCAGTCCACGCGATCAGTGCGCCGCCCGCGCCGTCGCCGGTGATCACCGGGTTGTATTCGGCCGGAAACGCTCGGCACACCACCACGCCGTCCGTGGTCCAGCCGCTCGATGCCGTGCCGAGGGTGGTGAGATGCTGGGCATAGATGTTGGACAGCCCGCCGCGCGCGTCCATCCACGAGACGTAGGCGCCGCCCCCGCCGTCGCCGGCGATGCTGGGCAGTTCCTGGGCGCCGGGCGCGCCGCAGACCGGTTCGCCTTCCACCGGCCAGCCGGCCGCGACCATGCCATTCGCGAGCAGATGCTGCGCGTAGATGTCGGCCGAGGTCGTGATCCCGCCGCGGCCGTCGCTCCATGCCACGATCACGCCGCCCGCGCCGTCGGTCGCGGCCACCGGCTCGACCTGACCGCCCGGCACCTTGGCGGCGGCGATCCCGGCGCTGTCCCATCCGGGCCCGAACCCTCCACTCGCCGTGAGCCGCTCGAGAAAGACGCGCGGCTCGGACAGCCGATAGTCCTCCCACGCCACGATCACGCCGCCCGAGCCGTCGGAGACGAGCTGCGGTGCACGCTGCAGCGCGGCCGAGGTGCAGACCGGGAGGCCATCGGCCGGCCAGCCGCTCGCCATCGGCCCCGCGCCGCTCACGTGCTGCGCGTAGAGCCGGGGTTGAGCGGCGCCTCGCGAGTCTTCCCAGACCGCGAACACGCCCCCCAGGCCGTCCGGGCAAAGCTGCGGATTGTTCTGATTGCCGATCGCCGTGCACAGCGGCTCGCCGCCGTAGGGCCAGCCGGGCGCGATCGTTCCGTCTCCGAGCAGGTGCTGGACGTAGAGATCGGTGGTGTCGGGATTGGAGCGCGCGTCTTCCCACGCAACGAAGAATCCGCCCGATCCATCCGACGCCATCGCCGGAGCGCCCTGGGCATTCGGGGCGCTGCACACCTGGAGCCCGTGCCCGGTCCACGCGGTGTCGGGGGCTGCAGCCTGCGCGGCGTGCGCGACCTTGCTCGCGCCGAGCAGCGCGAGAGTGACGACCAGAGGTGCGATTCGCGGATTCGGGATGTTCAACCTGCCCACGGAGTCGAGTGCGAGATGTCGTGCAAGGGCCGCGATTCGAGGGGAGGCGGCAGTCTAGGCGAGACCCCCGCCCCGGGCGAGAGAAAATTTGCGAAAAATGCGACTTCGCTAACCCGCTGCCTCCGGCGGGCTCGAGGCCTCTCGCCTGCGCCATTCCTCGAGGGTGTCGCGCAGCGTCTGCTCGATCGGGATGGCCGCGCGCCAGCCGGTGACGCGCGCGATCGCGGTCGGATCGCCGACCAGATACGGGACATCCACCGGTCGAACGCGCGCCGGATCCACCTCGATGCGCACCGCGACTCGCGCCAGCGAGGTGAGTCGCGCGGCGACGTCGGCGAGCCGGACGCCCTCCCCGCGACACACGTTGTAAGCGGCCCCGCGCACGCCGCGCTCGAGGAGTGCGACGTAGGCCGCGACCACGTCACGAACGTCGCTCAGGTCGCGAGTCACCTCGAGATTGCCCACGCGCAGCACCGCTTCCCCCGCGCCACGCTCGAGCCGCGCGATCTGCCGCGCGAAGCTGGGCAGCACGAAGCGGGAGTCCTGTCCGGGACCGGTGTGCGCGAACGAGCGCGTGCGCACCAGGTCGAGATCGTTGGCTTCCGCGTAGGCGGCGCAGGCGGTGTCGGCCGCGGCCTTGGAGAGCGCATAGGGACTCACCGGGCGGAACGGCGCGCTCTCCGCGACGCGAGTGCCGGGCGGCTGCGGCCCGTAGGATTCGCCGCTGCCGACCTGCAGCACGCGCGCGCGCGGAGCGGCGCGACGCACCGCCTCGAGCAGCACCAGCGCGCCGGTGGTGTTGACGCGGAAGGTCTCGCCCGGATCCTCGAACGACCTGGCGGCGCTGGCCTGGCCGGCCAGATTGACGATCGCGGCCGGCGCCAGTTCGCCGAGCGCCGGCTCGACCTGTTCGAGACGAGTGAGATCGGCGAGCCGATAGGTCGCGAGTGGAAGCTCGGCGGGCGCAGGCTGCACGCCAAGTCCGAGGAGTTCGTGCCCGCCTTCGGCGAGCCTGCGCGCGAGATACCCGCCGACGAACCCCGAGACTCCGGTGATCAGGACGCGCACCCGGCCTCGTCGTCGCTCATTGCCACCGGCTCACCGGCACCTCCAACGCGCTCGCGCGGCGTTTCCAAACGAGCCTAGCGGCCGCGCCAGTATTCGAGCATGTCGCGAAGCGTCTGCTCGAACGGAATCGTGGGCTGCCAGCCGGTGGCGGCCACGAATTTCGAGTTGTCGCCGATCAGCACCGGTACGTCGCTGGGGCGAAGGCGTGCGGGATCCTGCTTCACCTCGATGCGGGTCCCGGTCATCCCGAGCAGCAGGTCGAGCACCTCGCGGATCCTCCAGCCCTTGCCGGTGCAGATGTTGTAGACCTCGCCCGGCTCGCACTTCTCGAGCGCCAGCCAGTAAGCCTTGACCATGTCGCGCACGTCGGTGAAGTCGCGGATCGACTCGAGATTGCCGACGCTCAACTGCGGCGCGCGGCGTCCGCGCTCGATGTCGGCGATCTGCTTGGCGAAGTCGGATGCCACGAACACCGGCCCTCGCCGCGGTCCCTCGTGGTTGAAGCCCCGCGTGCGCACGCTGTCCACCTTCCACGACATCCAGTACTGGTAGCCGAGCATGTCCTGCGCGACCTTGCTCACCGCGTAGGGGGAGAGCGGGCGGAGCGGGTTGGTCTCCTTGATCGGAACCTCGTTGGGATAGACCATGCCGTACTCTTCGCTCGAGCACGCCAGCTGGATCCGGCACTTGAGGGACAATCGTCGCACCGCTTCGAAGAGATTGACCTGGGCGAGCACGTTGGTGGTGAGCGACTCGGTGGGCGCGATCCACGAGGTCGGCACGAACGATTGGGCGGCGAGGTGGAAGATCCAGTCGGGGCGGACCCTCGCCACGGTGTCGTAGGTGGAGGTGGCGTCGCGCAGGTCGCACTCGAGCAACGTGATCCGGTCGGCGAAGTGCTCGATGTTCTCGGTGCGGCTCCTCCAGCGCTGGATGCCGAAAATCTGGCAGTCGGATCGCGTGAGCATGTAGTCCACGAGATGACTGCCGGCGAAGCCGGTCACACCGGTGACGAGAACACGGCGCATCAGCTTCCCTCCGATCCGAGTGGTCGCGAAGCGGCTGGCAAAGTACGAATTCGACCTGCCCGGGTCAATGAGCCGGCCGGGCCAGCAGCGCCCGATAGCACACAGTCACCTCGCGCGCCATGCGGGCGGGCGCGAACTCCTCGCGCGCGCGGCGTGCGGCGCTCTCGCCCATCCGCGCCGCGAGGACCGGGTCATTGGCCAGCCTCTCGATGGCGTCGGCCAGGCGGCGCGGCACCTCCGATTCCGGGTGCGCGGACACCAGTACTCCGGTGACACCGTCGTCGATCAATTCCCTCTGGCCGCCGACGTTCGGGCTCACGATCGGGAGCCCGACCGCCATGGCTTCGAGCCCCGCGACGCTCAATCCTTCGTTGCGCGTGCCGGTCACGTAGAGATGAGCACCCGCCAGCGTCGCCGGCAGCGACGCGCCGCCTTCACTCCAGTGGACCCTCGACTCGAGCCCGCGCTCGCGCGCGAGGCGGCGCAAGCTGTCGCCGAGGTCGCCGTGTCCGATCACGTCGAGCCGAAGGTCCACGCCCCGCCGGGCGAGCAGCGCGAGGCTCTCGAACAGGCGGTCGTAACCCTTCTCGAAGCTGAACCGGCCGACAGTGACCAGTCGAAGCGGTTCGCCCGGCGTCGCTCGGGCCCGCGCGCGCGGCAGCCTGGCGGCGTCGAGCAACATCGGCGCCGTGCCATGAACCACGCGGATCTTTTCGGCAAGGCCGGGTACGCGCCGAAGCTCGCCCGCGATGAATTCGGAAACCGGCAGGATCGCGTCCGCGCTCCGCAGGGCACGCTCCTCGAGCGCCAGCCACAGCGTGCGCTTCCAACCGGGCGGCAGCGATTGCCGGCGGTTCTCGTGCTGCGTGATCACGAACGCGTGGACACGCGCGCGCCGCGCTGCGTAAGCCGACCAGAACGAGACGCGCGGCCCGTGCGAATGGACGACGTCGAAGGCGCCGCGCCAGCGACCGGCGAGACGATTGGCTTCAAACAGCGCGAGCTTCCGCGTCGGCGCACCGAATTCGACGGCTACGCCGCGCTCGCGAAGGCGATCCACCAGCAATCCCGGGCCGGGCACGAACAGGGTGACGGCGACCTCGGCGGGATCGAACGACGGCAACAACGCCAGCAGATGCGATTCGACGCCGGTCGAGCCTGCGGTCCCGACCACGTGAGCGACGCGCATCGGCGCGGTCATCGGACGGGCTGCCGCTCGCTCGCGCGACCTTTGCGCGCGACGATCTCGGTGTAGAGCGCGGCGAGCTCATCCACCATGCGGCGCGCGGAGAACTCCTCGACGCGCTCGCTCGCGCACGCGCCCATCGCGCGTCGCTTCTCGGGCCAGCGCGCCAGCTCGAGCAGCCGCGCCGCCAGCGCGCGCGTATCGCCCGGCGACACCAGCCAGCCGGTCTCGCCATCGCGCACGGCATCGTCGATGCCGCCGGTGCGCGTTGCCACCACCGCCAGTCCGGCGGCCATCGCCTGCGGCACGACGCGCGGCAGTCCCTCCCAGTGCGAGGCCAGCGCGAACACGTCGCACGCTCGCAGGATCGCGGCGATGTCGCGCCGGAGCCCGAGTAGGTGAACGCGGGACTGGAGGTTCGCGTGCGCGATCGCCTGCTCCACTTCGCCGCGCAATGGCCCCTCGCCCACCAGCACCAGCTCGGCGGTTGGAACCTCCCGGTGCAGCTCGACGAACGCGGCGAGCAGGTCGAGCGGCGCCTTCTGGCGTGTGAGCCGCCCGACCGAGCCGACCACGAACGAAGTGGACGCCAGGCCGAGGCTTTCTCGAGCCGCGCCCCGGGCGAGGGCGGGATCCCGATAGGCTTCCAGTTCCACTCCCGAGCGAATCAGCCGGTACTGATCGGGCCGGCCGACGCCGAGGCTCAAAGCCAGCTCCTGATCTTCGCGGCCCACCACGACGATCGCATCGCAGTCGCGCGCGAAGCGCCTTTCGAGCGCCACCCAGAATTCGCGCACGATCGGGGCGTCGCGCCGCGTGAACGCCCAGCCGTGCGCGGTATGGATGATCACCGGCACCCGTGCGCGCCGCGCTGCCCAGCGGCCGAGGATGCCGGCCTTGGAGGTGTGGGTGTGCACCACGTCGAATCGGCCTTCGCGCATGACGCGTTGGAGCTTGCCGATCGCGCGGCCGTCGCGGAGCGGGTGCGGCGCGCGCACCAGGTCGGGCTCGATCGCGAGCGCCACGCCGCGCGCCCGGCATTCGTCGAGCAGGCTGCCCTGCCCGCCGGTCTCGGGGCCGGTGAGCAGGGTGCTCGCGAAGCGCGAGCGATCCATCAGCGCGCACGACAGCATGGTGTTCTCCTGCGCGCCGGCCACGTTCATGCGCGTGATGACGTGGAGCACTCGAATCGGACCGCTCACCAGCGTCACCGCCCGGCACCGACCGGTGCCACGGCACCCGCGCCACTCCCCACTTCGCGCCACCACAACTCGAACATCAAGGCGAGCCACAGCGCTCCCGAACGGTCGCGCCCGGCGCGGTGCTCGGCATGCCAGCGGCGCAACACCGCGCGGTCGAATACGCCGCTGCCCGGCGAGGCGGCCAGGTCGCCGATCAGCGGGTCGAGCGGGCCGCGCAGCCAGTCCTCCACCGGAACCGTGAAGCCGTGTTTGGGGCGCGCGGCGATCTCCGCGGGCAGCAGTTCGCGCCCGATCCGGCGCAGCAACCGCTTGCTGCCCTCGGGACCGCGACGCAGCTCGCCGGTGAGGGTGGCCGCGAAGCGCACCAGCGAAGGGTCGAGATAGGGGACGCGGCCTTCGACCGATGCGCCCATGCAGCAGCGATCCTCCTTCAGCAACAGATCGTCGGGCAGATAGAACAGGAAGTCGGTGCTGAACGCGGTCGCCTCGCCACCGGCGGGCTCGGCGCCCAGTTCTTCGAGCAGCAACGGATGGATGCGAGCGGCGGCAAGCTCGGGCCGCGCGCGATCGCGCCAGCTCGAAGCCAGTCCTTCGCGCATGCGCGACGGCCTCGCCTGCTCGAACATCGTGAGATAGCCGGCGAAGAAGTCGGGTCGCGTGCGCGCTTCGAGCAGCTTCCGCAACCAGACCAGCCGCTGGGCGGATTCGGTACGCCGGTGTTGATCGCGATTCTCGAGCAGCCCGGCGGCCGACGCGGCCAGCGAGCGCGGCAGCCAGGCGATGCGGCGCAGCAGGCTGCCCAGTCGATAGCGACGATAGCCGCCGAACACCTCGTCGCCGCCAGTGCCCGAGAGCAGCACCTTCACTTCACTCGACGCGGCGCGCGCCACCAGATGCGCTGGCACCGCGGCGGGATCCGCGCACGGCTCGTCGAGGTAGCGCGCCACGGCCGGCAACTCGGCGGCGAGATCGAGCGACACGACGTGCTCGTGATGCCGCGTGCCGAGCGCCTGAGCCACGGTGCGCGCGAAGCGGCGCTCGTCGTGCTGGCCGGCGTCGTCGAATCCAATGCAGAAGGTGAGCAGCTCCCGCCGGCGGGGCTCGGGCAGCAGCGCGGCCAGCACGCTCGAGTCGAGACCACCCGAAAGCAGCAGCCCGACCGGCACGTCGGAGAGCAGCATGGCCTCGGCGGAATCCGCCAGCAGACGGCGCGCTTCCGACGTCGCGCTCTCGAGCGAGACCCCGACCATCGGCCGATCGAATCGCGGCCAGGGCCAGTAGCGCTCGACCCGCGCGCCCCCCGGCGTCACGAGCGCGCGGCAGCCGGGGCGCAGCTTGCGGATCTTCGCCAGCATCGTCCGCTCGCCCGGAACGAAGCCGAGCGCGAGATAGAGTCCCAGCGATTCGGCGTCGATGGCGCGAGGCAGCGACTCGTCCGCCAGCAGCGCCTTGATCTCGCTCGCGAACAGCAGACGCTGGCCATGCTCCGCCAGATACAGCGGCTTTACGCCGAGTGGATCGCGCGCCAGCAACAGTCGATGGTCGCGGGTGTCATAGATCGCCGCCGCGAACATGCCGCGCAGGGCTTCAACGGCGCCCGGCCCGCGCTCGAGCCACAGGTAGGGATAGAGCTCGGTGTCGGTATGGGTGCGCAGCGGATGGCGAGCGGCAAGATCGCGGCGCAGCTCCGGGAAGTTGTAGATCTCGCCGTTCTGGATCGCCCACACGCGGCCGCTGGCGTCCGAGAGCGGCTGATGCCCGCCCGCGACGTCGAGGATCGAAAGCCGGCGCACCCCGAGCGTCGCCCGTCCCGCCGATTCGAGGCCCTCGTCGTCGGGGCCCCGGTAGCGGATCGCCGCCAGCATTTTCTCTACCAGCGCGCGATCGGCGGCCCGCTCGTCATCCGTGGGCGGCCGATCACCGAGGCGATAAATGCCGGCGATCCCGCACATGTCAGCGCGCCGTGCGCTTCAGCATCACGCCGGCGACTCGGCGCGAGCCACGCTCAGATGGCCGGCGCGAATCAGGAGCGCACACCAGATCGCCATCTGCCCGAGCCCCACCATGCCGATGAAGTTGTCCCCGGTGACATTGGCCGCCAGCATCGCCAGCACCAGAGGCCGATGTCGTCGCGCCAGTTCGTAGCCGAGCGATCCGGGAGGGACGACCTTCTTGACGGCTGCCCCCAGGCGAAAGAACGCGACCAGGGCCGGCGCCAGGGCGGCGAGCCCGATGAGCCCCATGTCGGCCGCGATCTCGAGATAGAAACTCTCGGCCGTGACGAGAACGATGTGGAATGGGTTGTACTGAGGTGTGATGAATCGCAGACCGACATAGCCCGCCCCGAAGATCGGATGGTCGAGGAAGATGCGCACCGCCAGCTGCCAGGAATAGAAGCGCATCAGCGACGAGTACGCGTCGAAGCTGCCGCCGGTGAGGGACAGTGTCCGGAAGATTCGCTGCCAGTAGGCCGCCGGTACGAAAGGAAGACCGATCGCCACCACGATCAGAATCCAGATATAGGACGACCATCGTCGCCAGCGGAGCGAGAGCAAGTTGTAGACGGTCCAGGCGACCAGCCCGCTGCGCGACTGGGTCATGACCAGCAACACCAGGATGCCCGCGTTCAAGATCCACTGCGACAGGCGCCGCCGCTGTGATGGAACCGACTGAATCACCGCCTGGATCACGACCAGCGAGGCCGCCGCTTCGTTGGGGCTGCTCATCGGCCATTCGGGCAGGTTGACGATCCAGGTCATTCCGGCGCGGTGAATGTGAGCAAACAGAAAGTAGAAAGTGTTGAGGCCCAGCAGTGCCCAGGCACCGGCCTCCACCGCCCGCATCCCGCCGCGCACGTCGTCATCGGTGCGCATCCACCACAGGCCGAGCGCGAACAGCGACAGGCCCTGCAGCCCGCGGAACAACAGCAGCGACGAGTCCAGCGCCCAGCGCGGGTGACCGCGCACCGCCAGCGCGACCAGCGACAGCGCGGCCAGCCCGTAGAAGATCCGCACCGATCGCGACAGTCGCCGCGTCGCGTCTCGGATCTGGGCGTGAGCGGGGCCGACCAGCCCGGCGTCCTCGACGAGCGCGCGGCGTCGCCCGGCGCCCAGCACGCTGACCAGAAACGTCGGGATGAGGAGGAGGTCGAGAAAGTTGACGGATCGCGCCCCGATCACCACCCAGACGATCAGGCAGATGACCGAAAAGAACAGCATCTGGACCGCACGAAAGGGCCAGGCGACCGCGGCGAGGATCGCGACTGCGCCGCACACGGCGGCGCCCAGAATCCGCTGCTCGAAAGTGGGAACTCCGAACGCCAGCCCGATCAGGAGCGCCGCGAGCACTCCGGCCGCCGCCAGCAACGGCCCGATCTCGATCCGCCGCGTGTTGCCCGGGCGGGCGAGCGCCACGCTCATGTTCGTGGCGCGACGCGCATCTCCAGCAGGGTGTGGAGCGCGCACAGCCCCAACGCCGCCAGGAGCGACACCAGAATGATGATCGAGCGCTTCGGACGGAACTTGTAGTCGGGCACGCGCGCGGGATCGAGCACCGTGACGGTCGGGGTGTCACGCGCCTCCTCGATCCGCGCTTCCTCGTATTGCGAACTGATCAGGGTGAACAGCTTGCTCTGGATCTCGGCCTCGAGCGCCAGCCGTCCGCCTTCCATCTTCAGGGTCGGCAGGCGCGTGATCTCGCGATCCACCGCCGCGATTTGCGCGTCCAGCTCGCGCACCTGCGGGCTGGTCTCGCCGGAGTACTCGGCGACATAGGAGCGCCGCACCTCCAGGTTCATCTTCTGCGCGATCACGCTGGCCGCCCCTTCGACGGCGGCCTGATCCACGCCGGCCAGAACCTTGTGCTCCCTCTCGTACTCGCTCAACGCCTGCTGGGCGGCGGTCAGGCGGGTCTGCGTGTCACTCAGGCGTCCCTCGAGGAACACCCGCGTTCGCTTGGCGCGCGTGTTCAGCGCCTCGCGATTGAAGCGATCCAGCTCGGCGGTGAGGAAATTGGCCACCTCCGCGGCGCGATGGGGGTCGTGGTCCTCGAACGCCAGCACCAGCACTCCGGAATGCCCGACACTCACAGCCAGGTGCATTCGGAATTCCTTGAGCGTGCGGTCCGCGCCCTTCTGCTTGTAGATCTCGGCCAGATGGAACCGGTCGATGGCCGCCTCGTTCAGGGTCCGGCTGCGCAGGATCTCGGCGAAGATGTCGGAGGAACTGGAGGTCGTGACCAGGCCGAGCTGATTGAGCGCCGAGCTCTGGATCATGCTGGTGACCGCGCCGAAGGCGTCATTCGACTCGGGGGGCGGAAGCAGGGTGGTCTCGGCGCGATACCAGTTCGGCAGCCACAGGGCGATACCCGTGGCGAGCGCGCCCACCAGGATCGTGAAGATCAGATAGGAGGTGCGCCGAGTGCCGAACGATGCGAAGAAGCGATCGAGTGATTCGGGAAGCGGGATCTTCAGGAACGGTCTCCCGGCGGGGCCGCGCGAGGCGGAAAATGGCGGTCGAAGCATGAATAAGACGCCAATTTCCGCCCGCGGGTCAAGCGGGCGCGACCGCGCGAGCCCCTACGGCCGGGCGGCGGTCGCCGACTTCGAGCCGTAGCGCCGGCGTGCCGGAAACACCGTGGTCTGCTTGGTCACCGTCGAATCGGCCTTTTGCCATTCCACGCGATCGGGTAGATCCGGCTTGTCGATGGCGCGAAGCGCCAGCGCCCAGTCGGCGGCATCGGAGCTCGACCGATCGAGATCGGATTCGAACGCGCCCACGATGCGCCTCGCCGCCTCGCGATACTTGCCCTCGCCCGTGATGCTGGCCAGCTCGGCGAAGAACAGCGCGGCGCGCGCGTTCTCGCCGGGGTCGCGCGGCGCGTTCTTGATCTTGCCGTCCTTGCCGACCACCGCCTGTGAACGCATGCCGCCCTGCTTGCCGTCCTCGAAGTGCGCGAGCAGCAGCTCGCCGATGGCGCGCGAGTGATTCAGGTCGATCTCGCGTCCGCCGACGTGCGTGCCGAGCACGAAGGCACGGCCCATCTCGACCTGGTCGTCGAGCCGGGGTGGAGACACCGGGTCACCGAAATCGCCGCGTCTCACCATGCCCTGGGCATCGTCCCAACACGAGGTCCAGACCTCGTCGAGGCTCTTGAAGCCGAAGTCGCGCCACTTGGTCTCGCCGGTCGCCGCACCCCAGCGGAAGTAGGCGTGAATGCCGTAGCCGTTGTCGGCCGGAATGACGAACTGATCGCCGCCCTGGCCCGAGACGAAGCCGCCTTTCGGTCGCATCAGGGTGCGCTCGAAGAAATCGAGCAGCGCGCGGCAGGCGCGCTTGTCGTCGTCGGACTTGCTGTCGAGCCAGGCGTCGATGCGATTCTCGAGCCGCCGTGCGTTGGAGTCGGTGTGTTTCTC encodes:
- a CDS encoding GDP-mannose 4,6-dehydratase; translation: MRVLITGVSGFVGGYLARRLAEGGHELLGLGVQPAPAELPLATYRLADLTRLEQVEPALGELAPAAIVNLAGQASAARSFEDPGETFRVNTTGALVLLEAVRRAAPRARVLQVGSGESYGPQPPGTRVAESAPFRPVSPYALSKAAADTACAAYAEANDLDLVRTRSFAHTGPGQDSRFVLPSFARQIARLERGAGEAVLRVGNLEVTRDLSDVRDVVAAYVALLERGVRGAAYNVCRGEGVRLADVAARLTSLARVAVRIEVDPARVRPVDVPYLVGDPTAIARVTGWRAAIPIEQTLRDTLEEWRRREASSPPEAAG
- a CDS encoding GDP-mannose 4,6-dehydratase, translated to MRRVLVTGVTGFAGSHLVDYMLTRSDCQIFGIQRWRSRTENIEHFADRITLLECDLRDATSTYDTVARVRPDWIFHLAAQSFVPTSWIAPTESLTTNVLAQVNLFEAVRRLSLKCRIQLACSSEEYGMVYPNEVPIKETNPLRPLSPYAVSKVAQDMLGYQYWMSWKVDSVRTRGFNHEGPRRGPVFVASDFAKQIADIERGRRAPQLSVGNLESIRDFTDVRDMVKAYWLALEKCEPGEVYNICTGKGWRIREVLDLLLGMTGTRIEVKQDPARLRPSDVPVLIGDNSKFVAATGWQPTIPFEQTLRDMLEYWRGR
- a CDS encoding glycosyltransferase family 4 protein codes for the protein MRVAHVVGTAGSTGVESHLLALLPSFDPAEVAVTLFVPGPGLLVDRLRERGVAVEFGAPTRKLALFEANRLAGRWRGAFDVVHSHGPRVSFWSAYAARRARVHAFVITQHENRRQSLPPGWKRTLWLALEERALRSADAILPVSEFIAGELRRVPGLAEKIRVVHGTAPMLLDAARLPRARARATPGEPLRLVTVGRFSFEKGYDRLFESLALLARRGVDLRLDVIGHGDLGDSLRRLARERGLESRVHWSEGGASLPATLAGAHLYVTGTRNEGLSVAGLEAMAVGLPIVSPNVGGQRELIDDGVTGVLVSAHPESEVPRRLADAIERLANDPVLAARMGESAARRAREEFAPARMAREVTVCYRALLARPAH
- a CDS encoding glycosyltransferase family 4 protein, producing MSGPIRVLHVITRMNVAGAQENTMLSCALMDRSRFASTLLTGPETGGQGSLLDECRARGVALAIEPDLVRAPHPLRDGRAIGKLQRVMREGRFDVVHTHTSKAGILGRWAARRARVPVIIHTAHGWAFTRRDAPIVREFWVALERRFARDCDAIVVVGREDQELALSLGVGRPDQYRLIRSGVELEAYRDPALARGAARESLGLASTSFVVGSVGRLTRQKAPLDLLAAFVELHREVPTAELVLVGEGPLRGEVEQAIAHANLQSRVHLLGLRRDIAAILRACDVFALASHWEGLPRVVPQAMAAGLAVVATRTGGIDDAVRDGETGWLVSPGDTRALAARLLELARWPEKRRAMGACASERVEEFSARRMVDELAALYTEIVARKGRASERQPVR
- the asnB gene encoding asparagine synthase (glutamine-hydrolyzing), with amino-acid sequence MCGIAGIYRLGDRPPTDDERAADRALVEKMLAAIRYRGPDDEGLESAGRATLGVRRLSILDVAGGHQPLSDASGRVWAIQNGEIYNFPELRRDLAARHPLRTHTDTELYPYLWLERGPGAVEALRGMFAAAIYDTRDHRLLLARDPLGVKPLYLAEHGQRLLFASEIKALLADESLPRAIDAESLGLYLALGFVPGERTMLAKIRKLRPGCRALVTPGGARVERYWPWPRFDRPMVGVSLESATSEARRLLADSAEAMLLSDVPVGLLLSGGLDSSVLAALLPEPRRRELLTFCIGFDDAGQHDERRFARTVAQALGTRHHEHVVSLDLAAELPAVARYLDEPCADPAAVPAHLVARAASSEVKVLLSGTGGDEVFGGYRRYRLGSLLRRIAWLPRSLAASAAGLLENRDQHRRTESAQRLVWLRKLLEARTRPDFFAGYLTMFEQARPSRMREGLASSWRDRARPELAAARIHPLLLEELGAEPAGGEATAFSTDFLFYLPDDLLLKEDRCCMGASVEGRVPYLDPSLVRFAATLTGELRRGPEGSKRLLRRIGRELLPAEIAARPKHGFTVPVEDWLRGPLDPLIGDLAASPGSGVFDRAVLRRWHAEHRAGRDRSGALWLALMFELWWREVGSGAGAVAPVGAGR
- a CDS encoding O-antigen ligase family protein; translation: MALARPGNTRRIEIGPLLAAAGVLAALLIGLAFGVPTFEQRILGAAVCGAVAILAAVAWPFRAVQMLFFSVICLIVWVVIGARSVNFLDLLLIPTFLVSVLGAGRRRALVEDAGLVGPAHAQIRDATRRLSRSVRIFYGLAALSLVALAVRGHPRWALDSSLLLFRGLQGLSLFALGLWWMRTDDDVRGGMRAVEAGAWALLGLNTFYFLFAHIHRAGMTWIVNLPEWPMSSPNEAAASLVVIQAVIQSVPSQRRRLSQWILNAGILVLLVMTQSRSGLVAWTVYNLLSLRWRRWSSYIWILIVVAIGLPFVPAAYWQRIFRTLSLTGGSFDAYSSLMRFYSWQLAVRIFLDHPIFGAGYVGLRFITPQYNPFHIVLVTAESFYLEIAADMGLIGLAALAPALVAFFRLGAAVKKVVPPGSLGYELARRHRPLVLAMLAANVTGDNFIGMVGLGQMAIWCALLIRAGHLSVARAESPA
- a CDS encoding Wzz/FepE/Etk N-terminal domain-containing protein, giving the protein MLRPPFSASRGPAGRPFLKIPLPESLDRFFASFGTRRTSYLIFTILVGALATGIALWLPNWYRAETTLLPPPESNDAFGAVTSMIQSSALNQLGLVTTSSSSDIFAEILRSRTLNEAAIDRFHLAEIYKQKGADRTLKEFRMHLAVSVGHSGVLVLAFEDHDPHRAAEVANFLTAELDRFNREALNTRAKRTRVFLEGRLSDTQTRLTAAQQALSEYEREHKVLAGVDQAAVEGAASVIAQKMNLEVRRSYVAEYSGETSPQVRELDAQIAAVDREITRLPTLKMEGGRLALEAEIQSKLFTLISSQYEEARIEEARDTPTVTVLDPARVPDYKFRPKRSIIILVSLLAALGLCALHTLLEMRVAPRT